One segment of Phragmites australis chromosome 13, lpPhrAust1.1, whole genome shotgun sequence DNA contains the following:
- the LOC133888008 gene encoding uncharacterized protein LOC133888008: MHPSAKNRDGEKRKRKKRGDEAAADAASPSAASFDLHVFPILLAATSASARTTGQNSTSGSPAALAAYLLRRVLSRSQPPLSPLPDSLVALLPLLLSSSCCSVAALSCEVLGAAALRSMEAGEMLASDGGIANGLARALGSRSRRVAEAACNAIMDLSASSVGREHLANSPVLARILYLFSQVESIYGVVDSRSTECPGRATKANKILYLIIDTVVLTVNSCKVDNLQCLQQELVRNVQSLLYKIWKKVRLSRSSTDCNNWKNQLQSRESDISEAIFRLSMDFAHPPNLELDAVRQSIFGQTVSDFENFVQTYWEESPHLYRREQNNLDKDPVFAALHNAFNLGTTPDAIIESFIKGLVSCPAIASDELNIYSFLHEVHDSLGDAVKHRQDVRLVRTRDPSDQTSRGCGMEEHFFDDGTVFLDESVFIEKCKDAFKNGYSVALRGMEFRSEKVATIASALADLFGQPSVGANIYFSPARSQGLARHYDDHCVLVWQLLGCKKWTIWPNPKPILPRLYEPFDSLDGILDDSSRRLEVLLEGDMMYIPRGYVHEAHTDVGGSQRNAYADYSLHLTLAIEVEPPFEWEGFAHIALHCWTEKHKFGGSRLVKSKSMAKEETSLFALLLHVAIRLVSDTDPTFRKACMVAAKLPSSNSCTTHLKALRSRQRSIFDDIIRKIDHNCSFEEALKCIELSVKEGNDENFQWMSWLRHLPQHKDADDRIDFCNVLEALKELLVAFSSDPEQALAGFTGFKSRFCRCVLYEDACLSFETLLQMYRATRNQYTRGMLALHGARVS, from the exons ATGCACCCGAGCGCCAAAAATCGGGAcggggagaagaggaagaggaagaaacgCGGCGATGAAGCGGCCGCCGATGCCGCCtcgccctccgccgcctccttcgACCTCCACGTCTTCCCCATCCTTCTagccgccacctccgcctccgcccgAACCACCGGCCAAAACagcacctccggctccccggcCGCGCTCGCTGCCTACCTACTGCGCCGCGTGTTATCCCGCTCGCAGCCGCCGCTCTCTCCTCTTCCGGACTCCCTCGTCGCgctcctccccctcctgctTTCCTCCAG CTGTTGTTCTGTTGCCGCTCTAAGCTGCGAGGTGCTGGGTGCGGCGGCCCTGCGGTCCATGGAGGCCGGCGAGATGCTGGCGTCTGACGGCGGCATCGCCAACGGCTTGGCGCGGGCGCTGGGGAGTAGGAGTCGGCGAGTTGCCGAGGCTGCCTGCAATGCTATAATGGACCTCTCGGCGTCTTCAGTTGGCCGGGAGCATCTTGCAAACTCCCCTGTTCTGGCGAGGATATT GTATTTATTCTCTCAGGTGGAATCTATTTATGGAGTTGTCGATAGCAGAAGCACCGAGTGCCCAGGAAGAGCTACAAAAGCAAATAAAATCTTGTACTTGATCATTGACACAGTGGTGCTCACGGTTAATTCTTGTAAAGTTGATAATCTGCAGTGTCTGCAACAGGAGCTAGTAAGGAACGTTCAGTCTTTGTTGTATAAAATCTGGAAGAAAGTTCGACTCTCAAGATCATCAACTGACTGCAACAACTGGAAGAATCAACTTCAAAGTAGAGAATCTGATATATCGGAAGCTATTTTTAGGCTTTCAATGGATTTTGCTCATCCACCCAACCTGGAGCTGGATGCAGTCAGGCAAAGCATTTTTGGACAAACGGTGTCCGACTTTGAAAATTTTGTCCAGACCTACTGGGAAGAGTCGCCTCATCTGTACAGGAGGGAACAAAACAATCTAGACAAGGATCCTGTGTTCGCTGCTTTGCATAATGCTTTTAATCTTGGAACAACACCTGATGCTATCATCGAGTCATTTATTAAGGGACTTGTTTCATGCCCTGCTATTGCTTCCGATGAACTTAACATATATTCATTTCTCCATGAGGTTCATGATTCCTTGGGTGATGCTGTAAAGCATAGGCAAGATGTAAGACTTGTGAGAACACGAGACCCAAGTGACCAAACCTCAAGAGGATGTGGTATGGAGGAGCATTTCTTCGATGATGGAACAGTCTTCCTGGATGAATCTGTGTTCATTGAAAAATGTAAGGATGCATTTAAGAATGGTTATTCAGTTGCCTTGCGTGGCATGGAGTTCCGCTCTGAGAAGGTTGCCACTATAGCTTCTGCTCTGGCTGATCTATTTGGCCAACCTTCTGTAGGAGCCAACATATACTTCTCACCTGCAAGATCTCAGGGCCTAGCCCGTCACTATGATGATCATTGTGTACTTGTTTGGCAACTACTTGGTTGCAAGAAGTGGACGATTTGGCCTAATCCAAAGCCAATTTTGCCTAGACTATATGAACCTTTCGACTCTTTAGATGGCATTTTAGATGATAGCAGCAGAAGATTGGAGGTTTTACTTGAAGGAGACATGATGTACATTCCTAGAGGTTATGTTCACGAGGCTCACACTGATGTTGGTGGATCTCAGAGGAATGCATACGCTGATTACTCACTCCATTTGACCCTTGCTATTGAGGTCGAGCCACCCTTTGA GTGGGAAGGATTTGCACATATTGCCCTTCATTGCTGGACAGAGAAGCATAAGTTTGGAGGCTCTCGATTAGTTAAGTCCAAGTCCATGGCGAAAGAAGAAACTTCATTATTTGCTCTTCTGTTGCATGTTGCCATCAGGTTGGTCTCGGACACCGATCCTACTTTCAGGAAGGCATGCATGGTTGCAGCAAAGCTTCCGTCATCCAATTCCTGTACAACTCACTTGAAGGCTCTTAGAAGCAGACAAAGATCAATTTTTGATGACATAATCAGGAAGATTGACCATAACTGCAGCTTTGAGGAAGCATTGAAGTGCATTGAGTTGTCAGTGAAAGAAGGAAACGATGAAAACTTTCAATGGATGAGCTGGCTTCGACACTTGCCACAGCACAAAGATGCAGACGACAGAATCGATTTCTGCAATGTTTTGGAAGCCCTTAAAGAGCTTCTTGTGGCGTTCAGCTCTGACCCGGAGCAAGCCTTGGCTGGCTTCACAGGCTTCAAGTCTAGGTTTTGTAGGTGCGTTTTGTACGAGGACGCTTGCCTGAGCTTTGAAACATTGCTTCAGATGTATAGAGCAACTAGGAATCAGTACACGAGGGGAATGTTGGCGTTGCACGGGGCACGTGTGAGTTGA